The nucleotide window CGCGAGCACCTCGGAGAGCACCTTCGGCTGGCCGTCGTCCGCGGAGTCCTCCGCCTCGTTCTTCTGCGAGCCGGGGGCGGCCGGGAACGGCGTCGCGCCCTGAGGCGGAGCGGTGCTGGGCGAGGCCAGGTCCTCCACCGGCACCGAGACGGTGATGTCCCACTTCTTCTCGGACTTCGGCGCGACGATCTCCACGGCCGCGGAGCCGCCCAGGAAGCGGGCCACCTCTTCGCGCGGCTCCACCGTGGCGGAGAGGCCGATCCGCTGGGCGGGGGTCTCGAGCAGGTTGTTGAGCCGTTCCAGGGAGACGGCGAGGTGGGCGCCGCGTTTCGTCCCGGCCAGCGCGTGGACCTCGTCGAGGATCACGGTCTTGACCCCGGTCAGGGTGCTGCGCGCCTGGGAGGTCAGCATCAGGTAGAGCGACTCGGGGGTGGTGATCAGGATCTGTGGGGGCTTGCGGACCAGGTCGCGGCGTTCTTTGGGGGTGGAGTCGCCGGTGCGCACGCCCACGGTGATCTCTGCCGGCTCGGTGGCTGCGCCCTCGGCGGCGAGGCGCCGGGCGGTGTGCGCGATCCCGACGAGCGGGCTGCGCAGGTTGCGTTCGATGTCCACGCCGAGCGCTTTCAGCGGGGAGATGTAGAGCACCGAGGTGCCCTTGGTGGGGGCGGCGAAGAGCTGATCGATGGACCAGAGGAAGGCCGAGAGCGTCTTGCCGGATCCCGTGGGAGCGACCACCAGGGCGTTCTTGCCCTGGGCGACCGCGTTCCAGGCGCCGGCCTGAGCGGCGGTGGGCTGACCGAAGGAGGCTTGGAACCAGCGCCGGGTGGGCTCGGTGAACGGTTCCAGGGCGGTCATGCTCCCACTCTAAATGGCGCCGGGGACATGGCCGGACGCAGGTGCCGGCGCAGACGCTGACGCGCGCGCCCGCGGTCCCACCCGGTGCCTCTTCCACATCCATTGGGCGCAAATCGTCGGAATCCGCACCCGCCGAGGCTCCTATTCCGACGTTTTCTGCCCAATCGATGACGGTCATCGCTCGAGGTGCCCGCCCTGCGCACCGCACGGGCCAGCGCTCAGCGGGCGTAGTGCAGGATGTCCTCGCGGCGCAGCGGGCGGTTGAACAGCGGACCGTCGGGCTCCATGATCCGACCCGCCGCCAGTGACCCGACCGAGACCGGGTCGAACCCCATGCGGAACAGCAGCCCCATGACCAGGCCGCGGGCGGACTCGTCATCGCCGGCGACCGCCAGGGCCCGGCGACCGGACAGGTCGGCACCGGGCCGGGCGGCGTCGTCGAAATCTGCGTGGGCGATATGGTTCAGCGCCTTGACCACCCGTGCCGCACCGAAGCGTCCGGCCAGCGCCATCGAGGTGGGCAGCTGCTCATCCACCGCTGCCTGCAGCCACCCGGGGAGCAGCTCGTCCTGCCAGGTGTTGGTGGCATCGACGAGCACCGTGTTCGCGACCCAGTCCGGATCCAGCTCGTCGAGCTCCTCCTGCGGCACCGCGAGGATGATGATGCCGCTGGAGTTCCGGGCACGCGCGGCGATGTCCTCGGCATGCACCGGCTGCGCGCCGGGGGCGTAGATCTTCAGGTGGTGCTGCAGCGCACGCGGGGGCCGGGTGGAGGCGATGTCCACGGCCACTCCGGCGCGCAGCAGGGTGCGGGCGAAAGCGGTTCCGGCCCGACCGGCGCCGAGGATCCCCACCACAGGTTCTTCGGGAGCGGCAGAGGAGGACGCGTCAGACGCCTTGGGGGACTCACTCATGGTGGTAGGACCGCCCTGCTGAGATCTCCTGGGCGCGGTAGACCTGTTCGGCCAGCAGCATCCGCACCAGCTGATGCGGGAAGACCAGCTTGGACAGCGACCAGACGAGATCGGCGCGGTGCTGAAGCTGGTCGGTGACCCCATAGGCGCCTCCGATGATCGCGACGACGTGCGCCCCGTCATCGAAGCTGCCCTGCAGGTGGGCGGCAAAGCCAGGTGAGCTGATGTTCTTGCCGCGCTCATCGAGCAGGATCACGTGGTCCTTGGGCTTCAGGGCGGCAAGGATCCGTTCCGACTCCTCCTGGCGCGCGGCATCGTGTTCGCGGGAGGAGTGGGGGAGCAGCTTCCAGTCCAGGTCATAGGGCTTGCGCAGGCGCTTGGTGTAGCGCTCGATCCCTTCCACGGCCCACTTCTCATGCTTTTTGCCGACGGCCAGGGCGGTGATGCTCATATGGGCGACACTACCGGCAACCCTAGGATGGAGCCCATGTCTGCACAGTTTCACATCGCCTCGCTGGCTCAGATGGACCCGGTCTCGCTC belongs to Nesterenkonia halotolerans and includes:
- a CDS encoding 23S rRNA (pseudouridine(1915)-N(3))-methyltransferase RlmH, giving the protein MSITALAVGKKHEKWAVEGIERYTKRLRKPYDLDWKLLPHSSREHDAARQEESERILAALKPKDHVILLDERGKNISSPGFAAHLQGSFDDGAHVVAIIGGAYGVTDQLQHRADLVWSLSKLVFPHQLVRMLLAEQVYRAQEISAGRSYHHE
- a CDS encoding NADPH-dependent F420 reductase, with translation MSESPKASDASSSAAPEEPVVGILGAGRAGTAFARTLLRAGVAVDIASTRPPRALQHHLKIYAPGAQPVHAEDIAARARNSSGIIILAVPQEELDELDPDWVANTVLVDATNTWQDELLPGWLQAAVDEQLPTSMALAGRFGAARVVKALNHIAHADFDDAARPGADLSGRRALAVAGDDESARGLVMGLLFRMGFDPVSVGSLAAGRIMEPDGPLFNRPLRREDILHYAR